In a single window of the Pseudohongiella acticola genome:
- a CDS encoding SDR family NAD(P)-dependent oxidoreductase produces the protein MSKGLFDLSGKVALVTGGNGGIGLGFAMGIARQGGDVCIWGRNADKNRDALAQLKPYGTRCHAISCDVVDETVVDQAFAETLEEFGRVDGCFANAGVGGGGRFDELTLAQWRRVMAVNLDGLFLTLRAAARHMKARAEAGDAGGRLIGTSSIGAKLGMVGGEAYAGSKGAVLSIMKGLAVEYARYGVTANSVLPGHIETAMTEETYQSEKFHNAIMPRVPARRWGTPEDFEGIAAYLMSDASQYHTGDSFVIDGGFII, from the coding sequence ATGAGCAAAGGGTTGTTTGATCTGAGCGGCAAAGTGGCACTGGTCACGGGCGGCAATGGTGGCATTGGTCTGGGTTTTGCCATGGGTATCGCCCGGCAGGGCGGTGATGTGTGTATCTGGGGGCGTAATGCGGACAAGAACCGGGATGCGCTGGCGCAGCTCAAACCCTATGGTACCCGCTGTCATGCCATCAGCTGTGATGTTGTGGATGAAACCGTGGTAGATCAGGCCTTTGCCGAGACACTGGAAGAGTTCGGGCGAGTAGACGGGTGTTTTGCCAATGCCGGTGTCGGTGGCGGCGGTCGCTTTGATGAGCTGACACTGGCGCAATGGCGGCGAGTGATGGCAGTCAATCTGGATGGCCTGTTTTTGACCCTGCGGGCGGCGGCACGACACATGAAAGCACGGGCAGAAGCCGGGGACGCCGGTGGACGCCTGATAGGCACTTCATCCATCGGCGCAAAGCTGGGCATGGTCGGCGGTGAGGCCTATGCCGGCAGCAAGGGTGCGGTATTGTCGATCATGAAAGGGCTGGCTGTGGAGTACGCCCGCTACGGCGTGACAGCAAACTCCGTGCTGCCCGGTCATATCGAAACCGCGATGACCGAAGAAACCTATCAAAGCGAGAAATTCCACAATGCCATCATGCCGCGCGTTCCGGCGCGCCGCTGGGGGACGCCGGAAGATTTTGAAGGTATTGCCGCCTATCTGATGAGTGATGCCAGCCAGTACCACACGGGGGACAGCTTTGTTATCGATGGGGGTTTCATCATCTGA
- a CDS encoding class I SAM-dependent DNA methyltransferase, which translates to MDDLKQTIATFDKYAAEYQNKYMDHGPYVETYGPLSDLLAAEASILDAASGPGNIARFLLKDFPKRKLHGIDLSPKMVELAKSNNPTATFTVMDCRQIASLGGHYDAIIAGFCFPYLTRVEVAKFIHDAQDMLNPGGILYISFMEGDYTDSGLQSRNNIDWVCTYYHNTDLLIETLKSRGFEIIEVIRQAFTSDDLPDATDVFIYARLA; encoded by the coding sequence ATGGACGACCTGAAGCAAACCATTGCGACGTTTGACAAGTACGCCGCAGAGTACCAAAACAAATATATGGACCATGGCCCCTACGTTGAGACGTACGGACCGTTGTCAGATCTGTTGGCTGCCGAGGCTTCGATTCTCGACGCAGCAAGTGGGCCCGGAAATATTGCCCGATTCCTGCTTAAGGATTTCCCCAAACGTAAGCTTCACGGGATCGATCTGTCGCCGAAGATGGTCGAGCTTGCCAAAAGCAATAACCCTACGGCGACCTTTACAGTGATGGACTGCAGGCAGATCGCCTCACTGGGAGGACACTATGACGCCATTATCGCCGGCTTCTGTTTCCCGTACCTGACACGGGTAGAAGTGGCAAAATTCATTCACGACGCGCAAGACATGCTGAATCCCGGCGGCATTCTGTACATCAGTTTTATGGAAGGCGATTACACCGACTCAGGATTGCAAAGCAGAAACAATATAGACTGGGTTTGCACTTACTACCATAATACCGACCTGTTGATCGAAACCCTGAAATCGCGCGGGTTTGAGATTATTGAGGTGATCCGTCAGGCGTTTACCAGTGACGACTTACCGGACGCCACAGACGTTTTTATTTATGCAAGACTGGCCTGA
- a CDS encoding anthranilate synthase component II, whose product MILMIDNYDSFTYNIVQYLGELGADVQVYRNDALSLSDIEALAPAKIVISPGPCSPSEAGISIDVIKHFAGNIPILGVCLGHQSIGQAFGGDVIRARQVMHGKLSSIYHNNTGVFSELPSPFTATRYHSLVVDSKTLPECLEVTAWTQLADGSIDEIMGLRHKTLALEGVQFHPESILSEHGHQLLKSFLQR is encoded by the coding sequence ATGATCTTGATGATCGACAATTACGACTCGTTTACCTACAACATCGTGCAGTATCTTGGCGAGTTGGGGGCAGATGTGCAGGTATACCGGAATGACGCGCTTTCGCTGTCAGACATTGAGGCGTTGGCCCCGGCCAAAATCGTGATATCCCCCGGCCCGTGCTCGCCCAGTGAGGCGGGGATTTCCATTGATGTGATCAAACACTTCGCTGGCAACATCCCGATTCTGGGGGTTTGTCTGGGACATCAAAGCATCGGGCAGGCCTTTGGCGGCGACGTTATCAGAGCCCGACAGGTTATGCATGGCAAGCTGTCGTCCATATACCACAACAACACCGGGGTCTTCAGCGAGCTGCCCAGCCCGTTTACGGCGACGCGGTATCATTCTCTGGTGGTCGACAGCAAAACCCTGCCCGAGTGTCTGGAAGTGACAGCCTGGACACAGCTGGCTGATGGCAGCATCGACGAGATTATGGGGCTGCGCCATAAAACCCTGGCATTGGAAGGCGTTCAGTTTCACCCTGAGTCCATCCTCAGTGAACACGGCCATCAGCTGCTGAAGAGTTTTCTGCAACGTTGA